One window of the Shewanella maritima genome contains the following:
- a CDS encoding cobalamin biosynthesis protein codes for MNSLEPIWQQLTSAEGSLLQSCAVLLSAILLARYVPIINALNPLMAFRRLAHGMATKVNKPGRANSQRQVAGIMATLCLTLPIIVASYFITSLAAYPWFFEFLILYLCLPELSFSSVAAQIQKLLANGDKAKARELLAKHIGFKTDSLSEVGIAKATIELQLTAPLHGFISVILLFLIGGLPLVIAAKLLRQLELSWPSYHPQYQAFSSLVFALNRVIYFIPKLLWLATLSLPLGRSPMPSFNAELTNRQPNNDYACHHLGAHLLGIELGGPQQFESTTKGEVTRVARDKIIAGAMPSRDTIGAATKLVSPAFYFWLALTLALPIIWFALKWIRNM; via the coding sequence ATGAATAGCTTAGAGCCTATATGGCAACAGCTCACATCAGCCGAGGGCAGCTTACTGCAAAGTTGCGCGGTACTACTGTCGGCAATCTTGCTCGCCCGTTATGTGCCTATCATCAATGCATTAAACCCACTTATGGCATTTAGGCGGCTGGCTCACGGTATGGCGACAAAGGTCAATAAACCAGGGCGAGCCAATAGTCAGCGGCAAGTAGCCGGCATAATGGCAACCCTTTGTTTAACGCTGCCAATCATTGTCGCCAGCTATTTTATTACCTCACTTGCCGCTTACCCTTGGTTCTTTGAGTTCCTCATCTTATACCTTTGCTTGCCTGAGCTAAGCTTTTCAAGTGTTGCCGCGCAAATACAAAAGTTGCTAGCAAATGGTGACAAAGCCAAAGCCCGAGAACTACTTGCCAAGCATATTGGTTTTAAAACCGATTCACTTTCAGAAGTGGGCATCGCCAAAGCCACCATTGAGCTACAACTCACTGCGCCGCTGCATGGCTTTATTAGTGTTATTTTACTGTTCCTTATTGGCGGGCTGCCGCTAGTCATTGCAGCCAAACTGCTACGTCAGCTAGAGCTAAGCTGGCCAAGCTACCATCCCCAATATCAGGCGTTTTCGTCACTGGTATTTGCCTTAAATCGGGTGATTTACTTCATTCCTAAACTATTGTGGCTAGCTACCCTATCCCTGCCGCTAGGCCGCTCGCCAATGCCTTCATTTAATGCTGAGCTTACAAATCGTCAGCCAAATAATGACTATGCGTGTCATCATTTGGGCGCACACCTGCTTGGGATTGAGCTTGGCGGGCCGCAGCAGTTCGAGTCGACCACAAAAGGTGAAGTCACCCGTGTCGCGCGCGATAAAATCATCGCCGGAGCTATGCCGAGCAGAGATACAATAGGCGCAGCGACTAAGCTAGTGAGCCCAGCTTTTTACTTCTGGCTGGCACTTACCCTAGCGTTGCCGATTATCTGGTTTGCGCTAAAGTGGATTCGGAACATGTAA
- a CDS encoding 5'-methylthioadenosine/adenosylhomocysteine nucleosidase, translating into MTIAIIGAMEPEVVHLTQAIVEPVHTTIAGIEFVSGKIAGKDVVVTRSGIGKVAAGIATTLVIEKFGATQVINTGSAGGFAKELAIGDIVISSEVRYHDVDVTGFGYEIGQMAAQPAAFIPNAELVQAAQKAVAELGEVKAIEGLICTGDSFICDPERTKVMVDNFPTMAACEMEAAAIAQVCHQFGTPFVVIRSISDNANDDSSVDFDTYIVKAGHHSALMVIALLQQL; encoded by the coding sequence ATGACTATCGCGATTATCGGCGCCATGGAACCAGAAGTGGTTCACTTAACTCAGGCTATTGTCGAACCTGTGCACACTACAATTGCAGGCATCGAGTTTGTAAGCGGTAAAATTGCTGGTAAAGACGTGGTGGTCACTCGCTCTGGTATTGGTAAAGTGGCTGCAGGTATCGCCACTACCTTAGTGATTGAAAAATTTGGCGCAACTCAAGTTATCAACACAGGCTCTGCAGGCGGCTTCGCTAAAGAACTTGCCATTGGCGATATTGTTATCTCATCAGAAGTTCGTTACCACGATGTAGATGTCACCGGCTTTGGCTATGAAATTGGTCAAATGGCAGCGCAACCAGCAGCTTTCATTCCAAATGCTGAGCTTGTACAAGCTGCGCAAAAAGCCGTTGCTGAGCTAGGTGAAGTAAAAGCCATTGAAGGGCTAATTTGTACTGGTGATAGCTTTATTTGCGATCCAGAGCGTACCAAAGTAATGGTTGATAACTTTCCAACCATGGCGGCATGTGAAATGGAAGCGGCAGCTATTGCACAGGTTTGTCATCAGTTCGGCACGCCTTTCGTGGTGATTCGCTCAATTTCAGACAATGCTAACGATGACTCATCAGTCGACTTTGACACTTACATTGTTAAAGCAGGTCATCACAGCGCACTAATGGTAATTGCACTGCTGCAACAGCTATAG
- a CDS encoding metal-dependent hydrolase family protein yields MLSPLANASDTLIIADAYVDVAKGKTIEDAAIVISGNQITQVTQYDKLSNHNLYNVIDLKGKTLVPGVMDMHVHLSSNADDNFLAAKNQSIPRKTIKAVKNARKSLMAGFTTVRDLGSSGYAVIATRDGINDGDIVGPRIWAVGHSISVTGGHCDDNFSAPEKQIRAQGVADGPWAVRAKVRENIKYGANAIKICATGGVFSKGTKVGIQQLSDEEIKAAVDEAHMQGMVIAAHAHGTGGIKASIKAGIDSIEHCSFMDQEAIDMAVKAGTYLSCDIYNTEYTLAFGEANGVPEENINKEKLVSKAQRDSFRRAVKAGAKMVFGSDAAIYPHGDNGKQFSRMVKFGMTPAQALQAATINSAALLKQDKLGQIKPGFLADIIAVDSDPLKNISVMEHVRFVMKDGVVYKQ; encoded by the coding sequence CTGCTATCGCCGCTAGCAAATGCATCAGACACCCTGATTATTGCTGATGCTTATGTCGATGTCGCCAAGGGCAAAACCATTGAAGATGCAGCGATTGTGATCAGCGGTAATCAAATCACTCAAGTCACCCAGTACGATAAGCTCAGTAACCACAACCTATACAATGTCATCGACCTTAAAGGTAAAACACTAGTACCAGGTGTGATGGATATGCATGTTCACCTTTCGAGTAATGCCGATGACAACTTCCTCGCGGCAAAAAACCAATCGATACCGCGCAAGACCATTAAGGCGGTTAAAAATGCCCGTAAAAGCTTAATGGCAGGTTTTACCACGGTGCGCGATCTTGGCTCATCGGGTTATGCGGTTATCGCCACCCGAGATGGCATTAACGACGGCGACATTGTTGGCCCGCGTATATGGGCTGTGGGTCACTCCATTAGTGTCACCGGCGGCCATTGCGACGACAACTTCTCAGCCCCTGAAAAGCAAATTCGCGCCCAAGGTGTGGCAGATGGCCCATGGGCAGTGCGCGCGAAAGTGCGCGAAAACATTAAATATGGCGCTAACGCCATTAAAATTTGCGCCACTGGCGGGGTATTTTCTAAGGGGACTAAAGTCGGCATCCAACAACTTAGTGATGAAGAAATTAAAGCTGCGGTAGATGAAGCTCACATGCAAGGCATGGTGATTGCTGCTCACGCCCATGGCACTGGCGGCATCAAGGCTTCTATTAAAGCTGGCATCGACAGTATTGAGCATTGCAGCTTTATGGACCAAGAAGCCATTGATATGGCGGTTAAAGCCGGTACCTACTTATCTTGCGATATCTACAACACCGAATACACCCTCGCCTTTGGTGAAGCTAATGGTGTCCCGGAAGAAAACATCAACAAAGAAAAGCTGGTTTCAAAAGCCCAGCGTGATAGCTTTCGCCGCGCAGTTAAAGCGGGTGCAAAAATGGTATTTGGCTCAGATGCGGCGATTTACCCACACGGCGACAATGGTAAGCAATTCTCGCGTATGGTGAAGTTTGGTATGACGCCCGCTCAGGCCTTGCAAGCCGCCACCATCAATAGTGCAGCGCTGCTAAAACAAGACAAATTAGGGCAAATTAAGCCCGGCTTTCTAGCCGATATTATTGCAGTAGATAGCGACCCACTGAAAAACATCAGTGTGATGGAACACGTACGCTTTGTGATGAAAGATGGCGTGGTTTATAAGCAGTAA
- a CDS encoding FAD-dependent oxidoreductase, with product MSNDFQFIEVGRVDPTKHAAEKRAIEFIEIYQPFTQGQVDEQADRCLDCGNPYCEWKCPLHNYIPNWLKLAKQGRIMEAADLVHETNTLPEICGRVCPQDRLCEGACTLNDDFGAVTIGNVEKYITDTAIAQGWRPDMTHVTPRKERVAIVGAGPAGLGCADILARNGVQAVVFDKYPQIGGLLTYGIPAFKLDKSVMATRRAVMEGMGIEFKLGVTIGKDISFQSLLDEYDAVFLGMGTYSAMKARLPNEDAEGVIQALPYLIGNTHQLMGTESADTPYLSLEGQKVVVLGGGDTAMDCVRTAVRQGAASVTCAYRRDEANMPGSVREVQNAKEEGVNFLFNRQPTAIKTQNGKVTGIECVETQMGEADESGRQRAEVISDSEQVLEADAIIIAFGFQASPADWFKDFGIETNDWGLVKATKLDDNPFQTTNPKVFAGGDMVRGSDLVVTAIAEGRDAALGILNYLED from the coding sequence ATGAGTAATGATTTTCAATTTATCGAAGTCGGCCGCGTAGACCCAACCAAACATGCTGCCGAGAAACGTGCGATAGAGTTTATCGAGATCTATCAACCATTCACACAAGGCCAGGTTGATGAGCAAGCAGACCGCTGCCTTGATTGTGGTAACCCGTATTGTGAGTGGAAGTGCCCACTACACAACTATATTCCAAACTGGCTCAAGCTGGCTAAGCAAGGGCGGATTATGGAAGCGGCTGATCTAGTTCATGAAACCAACACCTTGCCTGAGATTTGTGGCCGCGTGTGCCCGCAAGACAGACTTTGCGAAGGCGCATGTACCCTAAATGATGACTTTGGTGCCGTTACCATTGGTAATGTAGAGAAATACATTACCGACACAGCTATCGCTCAAGGCTGGCGTCCTGATATGACGCATGTTACGCCGCGTAAAGAGCGTGTTGCTATCGTTGGCGCGGGGCCTGCGGGCCTTGGCTGTGCAGATATTCTCGCTCGCAATGGTGTACAAGCCGTGGTGTTTGATAAGTACCCACAAATTGGCGGCCTACTTACTTACGGTATTCCGGCGTTCAAGCTAGACAAGTCTGTGATGGCAACTCGCCGCGCAGTGATGGAAGGCATGGGCATTGAGTTCAAGCTTGGCGTGACGATTGGCAAGGATATTAGCTTCCAGAGCTTACTGGATGAGTATGATGCCGTGTTCCTAGGTATGGGCACTTACAGCGCAATGAAAGCGCGCCTGCCAAATGAAGACGCTGAAGGCGTGATTCAAGCGCTGCCCTATCTTATTGGTAATACCCACCAGCTAATGGGTACAGAGTCAGCTGACACGCCTTACTTAAGCCTTGAAGGGCAAAAAGTTGTGGTACTCGGTGGTGGTGATACCGCTATGGATTGTGTGCGCACAGCTGTGCGTCAGGGCGCTGCGAGCGTAACTTGTGCATATCGCCGCGACGAAGCCAATATGCCAGGCTCGGTGCGTGAAGTACAAAACGCCAAAGAAGAAGGGGTTAACTTCTTATTCAATCGCCAACCAACGGCTATCAAAACTCAAAATGGCAAGGTAACTGGCATTGAATGCGTTGAAACCCAAATGGGTGAAGCTGATGAGTCTGGTCGTCAACGTGCTGAAGTGATTTCTGATAGCGAGCAAGTGCTAGAAGCTGACGCCATCATCATTGCCTTTGGCTTCCAGGCAAGTCCTGCTGACTGGTTTAAAGACTTTGGTATTGAGACCAATGATTGGGGTCTAGTTAAAGCAACTAAGCTTGATGACAATCCATTTCAAACCACCAATCCTAAAGTGTTTGCCGGTGGTGATATGGTGCGAGGCTCTGACCTAGTAGTTACAGCCATCGCCGAAGGTCGCGATGCTGCACTAGGCATCCTTAATTATCTTGAAGATTAA
- the gltB gene encoding glutamate synthase large subunit, with the protein MSLYHPSFERDNCGFGLIAQMDGEASHRIVRTAIHGLDRMKHRGGIAADGRTGDGCGLLMQMPREFFKAVAAENDWHLSRNFAVGMLFLSQDQQKADEAKFILEKELQRETLGVAGWRKVPVNKEVLGEIGRESLPQIYQVLINAPVGWREKDLERRLYMARRRLEQQIQSEQDCYVASLSGQVIVYKGLLMPADLPHFYQDLADLRLKSAICLFHQRFSTNTSPKWPLAQPFRYLAHNGEINTITGNRQWARARAYKFSSPLLPDLQQAAPFVNETGSDSSSLDNMLEMLLSGGMDLYRAMRLLIPPAWQSNPEMDDELKAFYDFNSMHMEPWDGPAGIVMTNGRHAACAVDRNGLRPSRYVITKDRIITLASEVGIWDYAADEVVEKGRVGPGELLVLDTLNGKLYQSFEIDNDLKRRHPYKEWMAKNSQTLIPADKVDQAKLGASVFDKDTLLQYQKQFGYSREELEQVIWVLANKGEEATGSMGDDTPMAVLSKKSRSLYDYFRQKFAQVTNPPIDPLREKHVMSLATCVGREQNLFCETTGNAYRVMFDSPILLFSDFNQLLGLDSNYYRANTVDLNYDASESLEQAIERITDESERLARSGTTLLVLSDRAVGKNVQVIPAAMAVGAVQTRLVDKSLRCDTNIIVETASARDPHHFAVLLGFGATAIYPYLVYESISAMAKLNQVDDTAALMLNFRSGTEKGLRKIMSKMGISTVGSYRCSQQFEAVGLSKEVVELCFKGVVSRIEGVSFEHIASDQKVLHKSAYRKHVPLPQGGLLKYVEGGEYHCFNPDVVNTLQASLNTRDFAKYQKFAELVDDRPVATLRDLIGINGNQSSIDEAQVEDASNLYGRFDSAAMSIGALSPEAHEALAVAMNRLGGRSNSGEGGEDPSRFYSERNSAIKQIASGRFGVTAHYLVNAEVLQIKVAQGAKPGEGGQLPGHKVSVEIAGLRHSRPGVTLISPPPHHDIYSIEDLAQLIFDLKQINPTALVSVKLVSEPGIGTIATGVAKAYADMITVSGYDGGTGASPITSVKYAGSPWELGLAEVHQALVENGLRHKIRLQVDGGLKTGTDVIKAALLGAESFGFGTVPMIALGCKYLRICHLNNCATGVATQDQNLRDNHYHGLPDKVVTYFEFVAKEVRQWMAKLGVSEFDKLVGRSDWLQALDGQTEKQQGLDLAPILYQPQVPQGTDITWKETNPPSDPGALNQTLVTDCEAAVLNAEPYANQYAINNTDRSVGASLSGFIATKVGVNGAKETISLGFNGSAGQSFGVWNSPGLELKLCGDANDYVGKGMSGGKIVIHPPVGSPFQSERSAIMGNTCLYGATGGRVYAAGKAGERFAVRNSGAIAVVEGLGDNGCEYMTGGIVVVLGKTGVNFGAGMTGGFAYVFDQHRRFHRRVNTEMVDTHKIESSIQQAHLKELIQAHVQETGSEHANMILSDFDNWIDCFVLVKPKNIAVGDLLKIEQKSPELAVKAG; encoded by the coding sequence ATGAGCCTATATCATCCCAGTTTCGAAAGAGACAATTGTGGGTTTGGTCTGATTGCACAAATGGATGGTGAAGCCAGTCACCGAATTGTACGTACTGCGATTCATGGTCTTGATCGCATGAAACACCGTGGTGGTATTGCCGCCGACGGACGTACAGGTGATGGCTGTGGTTTGCTAATGCAAATGCCTAGAGAGTTTTTCAAAGCTGTTGCAGCAGAAAACGATTGGCACCTTAGCCGTAACTTTGCGGTGGGAATGTTGTTTTTAAGCCAAGATCAGCAAAAAGCTGACGAAGCCAAATTTATTCTAGAAAAAGAACTACAACGAGAAACCTTAGGTGTTGCAGGCTGGCGTAAAGTGCCTGTTAACAAAGAGGTACTAGGTGAGATTGGTCGCGAAAGTCTGCCGCAAATCTATCAAGTATTAATTAATGCACCTGTTGGCTGGCGTGAAAAAGATCTTGAGCGCCGCTTATATATGGCGCGCCGTCGCCTTGAACAACAAATTCAGTCAGAGCAAGACTGCTATGTCGCCAGCCTGTCTGGTCAGGTTATCGTTTACAAAGGTCTATTAATGCCTGCGGACCTACCGCATTTCTATCAAGACCTTGCTGACCTGCGCCTAAAAAGTGCGATTTGTTTATTCCATCAGCGCTTCTCTACTAACACTTCACCTAAGTGGCCGCTTGCACAGCCATTTAGATACCTTGCCCACAATGGTGAAATTAATACCATTACCGGTAACCGCCAATGGGCACGAGCGAGGGCTTATAAGTTTAGCTCGCCGCTACTACCTGATTTACAGCAAGCAGCGCCGTTTGTGAACGAAACCGGCTCAGACTCATCGTCGCTCGATAACATGCTAGAAATGCTGCTATCGGGCGGTATGGATCTATACCGCGCCATGCGTTTGCTTATTCCACCAGCGTGGCAGTCAAATCCAGAAATGGATGACGAGCTAAAAGCGTTTTACGACTTCAACTCTATGCACATGGAGCCTTGGGATGGCCCTGCGGGTATTGTAATGACCAATGGCCGTCATGCTGCTTGTGCGGTTGACCGCAATGGTTTGCGTCCGTCTCGCTATGTGATCACCAAAGACAGAATTATCACCCTAGCCTCAGAAGTGGGGATTTGGGACTACGCGGCAGATGAAGTTGTTGAGAAAGGCCGAGTTGGCCCTGGTGAGCTATTGGTTCTCGATACCCTTAATGGCAAGCTTTATCAATCATTTGAAATCGATAATGACTTAAAACGCCGTCATCCATACAAAGAGTGGATGGCGAAGAATAGCCAAACCCTCATTCCTGCTGACAAAGTTGATCAAGCAAAGCTGGGTGCGAGCGTGTTTGACAAAGACACCCTACTGCAATACCAAAAACAATTTGGTTATAGCCGCGAAGAACTTGAACAAGTCATTTGGGTATTGGCAAACAAAGGCGAAGAAGCCACTGGCTCTATGGGTGATGACACGCCGATGGCAGTGCTGTCGAAAAAGTCACGCTCGCTTTATGACTACTTCCGTCAAAAGTTCGCTCAGGTGACTAACCCTCCGATTGACCCGTTACGTGAAAAGCACGTAATGAGTCTGGCAACCTGTGTCGGCCGTGAGCAAAACCTGTTCTGCGAAACCACAGGTAACGCCTACAGGGTGATGTTTGACTCACCTATTTTACTGTTTAGCGACTTTAATCAATTGTTGGGGCTAGATAGTAATTACTACCGCGCCAATACGGTCGACTTAAATTACGATGCCAGCGAAAGCTTGGAGCAAGCTATCGAGCGTATTACTGACGAATCTGAGCGATTAGCTCGCAGTGGCACAACCTTGTTGGTGCTATCTGATCGCGCCGTCGGTAAAAATGTACAAGTTATTCCTGCGGCGATGGCCGTAGGTGCGGTGCAAACTCGTCTAGTCGATAAAAGCCTGCGCTGCGATACTAACATCATTGTTGAAACCGCATCTGCGCGCGACCCGCATCACTTTGCCGTGCTGCTTGGCTTTGGCGCAACTGCGATTTACCCATATCTGGTCTACGAGTCAATCTCGGCAATGGCTAAGCTTAACCAGGTAGACGACACAGCAGCACTAATGCTTAACTTCCGCTCAGGCACTGAAAAAGGCCTACGCAAAATCATGTCGAAAATGGGCATTAGTACCGTTGGCTCTTACCGCTGCTCGCAGCAGTTTGAAGCTGTGGGTCTGTCAAAAGAGGTGGTTGAACTATGTTTTAAAGGTGTTGTGAGTCGTATTGAAGGCGTGAGCTTTGAGCACATTGCTAGCGACCAAAAAGTGCTACACAAGAGCGCCTATCGCAAGCATGTACCCCTGCCTCAAGGTGGTTTACTGAAATACGTTGAAGGCGGTGAATACCACTGTTTCAACCCAGATGTCGTTAATACACTGCAAGCTTCACTCAATACTCGCGACTTTGCTAAATATCAAAAGTTTGCCGAGTTAGTTGATGACCGCCCAGTTGCCACCTTACGCGACCTTATCGGTATTAACGGCAATCAAAGCAGCATTGATGAAGCTCAGGTAGAAGATGCCAGCAACTTATATGGCCGCTTTGACAGCGCCGCCATGAGTATTGGTGCACTTAGCCCAGAAGCCCATGAAGCTTTAGCAGTAGCCATGAATCGTTTAGGTGGGCGCTCAAATTCAGGTGAAGGCGGTGAAGATCCAAGTCGCTTTTACTCAGAGCGAAACTCCGCGATTAAGCAAATCGCATCAGGTCGCTTTGGTGTAACGGCGCATTATCTGGTTAACGCTGAAGTGCTACAAATTAAAGTTGCCCAAGGCGCAAAACCGGGTGAAGGCGGTCAGCTGCCGGGTCATAAGGTAAGTGTGGAAATTGCCGGTCTGCGTCACTCGCGTCCGGGCGTGACCTTGATTTCACCGCCGCCGCACCATGATATTTACTCGATTGAAGATTTAGCTCAGCTAATTTTCGATTTAAAACAAATTAACCCAACAGCGCTGGTATCAGTGAAACTGGTATCTGAGCCTGGCATCGGCACCATTGCTACAGGTGTGGCAAAAGCCTATGCCGATATGATCACTGTCTCTGGCTATGATGGTGGTACAGGCGCAAGCCCAATCACCTCAGTTAAATATGCCGGCTCACCATGGGAGCTTGGCCTTGCCGAAGTGCATCAGGCGTTAGTTGAAAACGGCCTGCGCCATAAAATTCGTTTGCAAGTTGATGGCGGCCTAAAGACAGGTACTGACGTCATTAAAGCCGCGCTACTAGGCGCAGAAAGCTTTGGTTTTGGCACTGTGCCTATGATTGCATTAGGTTGTAAATACCTGCGTATTTGTCACCTGAATAACTGTGCGACTGGTGTGGCGACGCAAGATCAAAATCTTCGCGACAATCACTACCACGGCTTACCAGACAAAGTAGTCACCTACTTTGAATTCGTTGCCAAAGAAGTGCGTCAGTGGATGGCGAAACTAGGCGTAAGTGAGTTTGATAAGCTGGTTGGCCGCAGCGATTGGCTGCAAGCTTTAGATGGTCAAACCGAAAAACAACAAGGTTTAGACCTAGCACCAATTCTGTACCAGCCACAAGTACCACAAGGCACTGATATTACTTGGAAAGAGACTAATCCACCGTCTGATCCTGGTGCGCTAAACCAAACCTTAGTGACCGATTGTGAAGCCGCAGTATTGAATGCTGAGCCTTACGCAAATCAGTACGCAATTAACAATACCGACCGCTCAGTGGGCGCGAGTCTTTCTGGCTTTATCGCTACAAAGGTTGGCGTAAACGGCGCCAAAGAGACTATCTCGCTTGGCTTTAACGGCAGTGCAGGTCAAAGCTTTGGCGTGTGGAATAGCCCAGGCCTTGAGTTAAAACTATGCGGCGATGCCAACGATTATGTGGGCAAAGGTATGAGTGGCGGCAAGATTGTCATTCACCCACCTGTGGGCAGCCCGTTCCAGTCAGAGCGCAGCGCGATTATGGGTAACACCTGCCTTTACGGTGCCACTGGCGGCCGCGTATACGCTGCAGGTAAAGCCGGTGAGCGTTTTGCTGTGCGTAACTCAGGCGCTATTGCGGTAGTCGAAGGCCTAGGTGACAACGGTTGTGAATACATGACTGGTGGCATCGTGGTTGTGCTGGGTAAAACCGGGGTTAACTTTGGTGCGGGTATGACAGGTGGCTTTGCTTACGTGTTTGACCAACATCGCCGCTTCCACCGCCGGGTGAATACCGAAATGGTCGACACCCATAAGATTGAATCAAGCATTCAGCAGGCACACTTAAAAGAGCTGATCCAAGCCCATGTGCAAGAAACTGGCAGCGAACACGCCAATATGATTTTAAGCGACTTTGACAACTGGATTGACTGCTTTGTTCTGGTTAAACCTAAGAACATTGCAGTGGGCGATTTATTAAAAATCGAGCAGAAAAGTCCAGAGTTAGCGGTAAAGGCGGGGTAA
- a CDS encoding TIGR01212 family radical SAM protein (This family includes YhcC from E. coli K-12, an uncharacterized radical SAM protein.) produces the protein MGLDDYVNTFGAECKRRYGGRIKKLTIDAAFTCPNRDGTLGKGGCTFCNVSSFNEQQGKGQSIEVQLHQGKQNLLPSARQSKSKYIAYFQAYTSTYDEYEVLKNKYDQALADENVVGLHIGTRPDCVPDEVLDLLVEYQHRGIYVWLELGLQTANEQTLKRINRGHSIAQYQDTVERAHQRGLKVCTHLILGLPGESEADYMNSLNYVLKVGVEGLKVHPLHIVEGSTMAKQWRYGSLDTISKQDYATNVAKLIRHTPSDVIFHRVTAYAKKPMLLAPDWCAFRWEGLVAIVDQLREFGGQGSALFER, from the coding sequence ATGGGCTTAGATGATTACGTCAACACGTTTGGGGCAGAGTGCAAACGCCGTTATGGTGGACGCATTAAAAAGCTCACTATTGACGCTGCATTTACTTGCCCCAATCGCGACGGCACTTTAGGTAAAGGTGGCTGCACTTTTTGCAATGTTTCTTCGTTCAACGAGCAACAAGGCAAAGGCCAAAGCATTGAGGTGCAATTGCACCAAGGTAAGCAGAACCTGTTGCCCAGTGCACGTCAGTCAAAATCTAAGTATATTGCTTATTTTCAGGCTTACACCAGCACTTATGATGAGTATGAAGTACTCAAAAATAAGTATGATCAGGCGCTTGCTGATGAGAACGTCGTTGGCTTGCACATAGGTACGCGCCCAGACTGTGTGCCAGATGAAGTGTTAGACCTGTTGGTTGAGTATCAACACCGTGGTATCTATGTGTGGCTGGAACTTGGACTACAAACTGCCAATGAGCAAACGTTGAAGCGCATTAATCGTGGTCATAGTATTGCACAGTATCAAGATACAGTTGAACGAGCTCATCAACGAGGGCTAAAAGTTTGTACTCATTTGATCTTGGGGCTACCCGGTGAATCTGAAGCAGATTATATGAATAGTCTTAACTATGTGCTCAAGGTCGGCGTTGAAGGACTGAAGGTACACCCGCTACATATAGTCGAAGGTAGTACTATGGCCAAACAATGGCGCTATGGTTCACTCGATACTATCTCAAAACAAGATTATGCAACAAACGTTGCTAAACTTATTCGTCATACTCCAAGCGATGTGATTTTTCACCGAGTCACTGCTTATGCTAAAAAGCCAATGTTGTTGGCGCCAGATTGGTGTGCGTTTAGGTGGGAGGGCTTAGTTGCCATTGTCGATCAACTACGCGAATTTGGTGGTCAAGGCAGTGCCTTATTTGAACGTTAA
- a CDS encoding Hpt domain-containing protein, whose translation MATTELETVLDLNTLEQYISAIGAATLLKSVVLFEQLMPEYVGSLVKASEASDKDTLCAEAHKFKGAAGSVGLKRIQQLAQKLQHGEEASWETENQAWLAEVVEHAEADLQQLKLFLEAKS comes from the coding sequence ATGGCCACGACAGAACTAGAGACAGTATTAGATCTCAACACACTTGAGCAATATATCAGCGCAATTGGTGCAGCAACATTACTTAAAAGTGTAGTGTTATTTGAGCAACTTATGCCTGAGTATGTTGGTAGCTTAGTTAAAGCTAGCGAAGCTAGTGACAAAGATACTCTTTGTGCAGAAGCTCACAAGTTCAAAGGTGCCGCTGGTTCAGTTGGTCTTAAGCGTATTCAACAGCTTGCACAAAAGCTGCAGCATGGTGAAGAAGCGAGCTGGGAAACAGAAAACCAAGCTTGGCTAGCTGAGGTTGTAGAGCATGCAGAAGCAGATTTACAACAACTAAAGTTATTCTTAGAAGCTAAGTCATAA